Proteins encoded by one window of Luteimonas yindakuii:
- a CDS encoding pseudouridine synthase, which produces MNDNTPAQDKGTRKLSLKRDTDTAPAVRLEERLHKVLAQAGLGSRRALEQRIAEGMVKVNGEPAQTGMSVGSGDRIEIDGRSFVASALTEPARVLIYNKPEGEVTTREDPEGRPTIFDALPVLKGARWIAIGRLDINTTGLLLLTTDGELANAMMHPSYEVEREYVCRVRAPEGEDVVSDKIVDRLKRGVALDDGPAKFDEVERIGGTDSHDWFRVVVKEGRNREVRRLWESQGCQVSRLKRTRYGRIALPQPLLRGQSQEVAAAQVEELRRELKLEEGPPPALTLQQVIGQRRASKATVHVPREARGTGNAYVNGHTTADEGRELRRFDNVREDRGRGGHRKPHGGLTVSGEAAAKQSQKPFKQRADKHNRALPDGNPAAFRTWYVPDGVDTGPSGHRNADGRGPKKPYGNKKRPGGGGGGGGYGAAQGAGQKRAPRAPRPYGHPDSAPVFPSDHGNPGGHAGDRARSPYPRAGAGPGRGPAGGNRGPGGGGRGPAGKAAPGGGNRGPASANRGPGGNRGPSAGARGPGGGGRGPAGGGRGPGGGAPRGAPRGPRGGSR; this is translated from the coding sequence ATGAACGACAACACCCCCGCCCAGGACAAGGGCACCCGCAAGCTTTCCCTCAAGCGTGATACCGATACCGCGCCTGCGGTACGGCTGGAGGAGCGCCTGCACAAGGTGCTCGCACAGGCCGGACTCGGCTCGCGTCGTGCGCTCGAGCAGCGCATCGCCGAAGGCATGGTCAAGGTCAACGGCGAGCCCGCACAGACCGGCATGAGCGTCGGCAGTGGCGACCGCATCGAAATCGACGGCCGCAGCTTCGTCGCCAGCGCGCTGACCGAGCCCGCACGCGTGCTGATCTACAACAAGCCCGAAGGCGAGGTCACCACCCGCGAGGATCCTGAAGGGCGTCCCACGATCTTCGACGCGCTGCCGGTGCTGAAGGGCGCGCGCTGGATCGCCATTGGCCGCCTCGACATCAACACCACCGGCCTGCTGTTGCTCACCACCGACGGCGAGCTGGCCAACGCGATGATGCATCCCTCCTACGAGGTCGAACGCGAATACGTGTGTCGCGTGCGCGCGCCGGAAGGCGAGGACGTGGTGTCGGACAAGATCGTCGATCGCCTGAAGCGCGGCGTGGCACTGGACGACGGCCCCGCCAAGTTCGACGAGGTCGAGCGCATCGGGGGCACCGACTCGCACGACTGGTTCCGCGTGGTCGTCAAGGAAGGCCGCAACCGCGAAGTGCGCCGGCTGTGGGAATCGCAGGGCTGCCAGGTCAGCCGCCTCAAGCGCACCCGCTACGGGCGCATCGCCCTGCCGCAGCCGCTGCTGCGTGGGCAGTCGCAGGAAGTCGCGGCGGCCCAGGTCGAGGAGCTGCGTCGCGAACTGAAGCTCGAGGAAGGCCCGCCGCCCGCGCTGACCCTGCAGCAGGTGATCGGCCAGCGCCGCGCCAGCAAGGCCACGGTGCACGTGCCGCGCGAAGCGCGCGGCACCGGCAATGCCTATGTCAACGGCCACACCACCGCCGACGAAGGACGTGAGCTGCGCCGCTTTGACAACGTGCGCGAGGACCGTGGCCGCGGCGGCCATCGCAAGCCGCATGGCGGCCTCACGGTCAGCGGCGAAGCCGCCGCCAAGCAGTCGCAGAAGCCGTTCAAGCAGCGCGCCGACAAGCACAACCGCGCGCTGCCGGACGGCAACCCGGCCGCCTTCCGCACCTGGTACGTGCCGGACGGTGTGGACACCGGCCCTTCCGGTCACCGCAACGCCGATGGCCGCGGTCCGAAGAAGCCCTACGGCAACAAGAAGCGTCCTGGCGGCGGCGGTGGTGGCGGCGGCTACGGTGCGGCGCAGGGCGCCGGCCAGAAGCGCGCGCCGCGTGCACCGCGTCCGTACGGTCACCCGGACAGTGCGCCGGTATTTCCCTCGGACCATGGCAACCCCGGCGGACACGCCGGTGACCGCGCCCGCAGCCCGTATCCGCGCGCCGGTGCAGGCCCCGGCCGCGGCCCGGCAGGCGGCAACCGTGGTCCGGGCGGCGGTGGCAGGGGCCCGGCCGGCAAGGCCGCGCCGGGTGGCGGCAACCGCGGACCGGCGTCGGCCAACCGCGGGCCGGGTGGCAACCGTGGCCCGTCAGCTGGCGCCCGTGGTCCGGGTGGTGGCGGTCGCGGTCCCGCAGGCGGCGGTCGTGGCCCGGGCGGCGGTGCGCCGCGTGGCGCTCCACGCGGACCGCGCGGCGGCAGCCGCTAA
- a CDS encoding DUF3247 family protein produces the protein MAQFAEHVVTDQAEIERLKAMILVLDEEARVEVELDDGRVLTGAVAIKPTLQMFIDPQGNEGTNAVLRLDDALEPEKPHFIALASIRRVRRLEPDQHTILRRED, from the coding sequence ATGGCCCAGTTCGCCGAGCATGTGGTGACCGATCAGGCGGAGATCGAACGGCTCAAGGCGATGATCCTCGTGCTCGACGAGGAAGCGCGGGTGGAAGTCGAGCTGGACGACGGGCGTGTCCTGACCGGCGCGGTCGCGATCAAGCCCACCCTGCAGATGTTCATCGATCCGCAGGGCAACGAGGGCACCAACGCCGTGCTGCGCCTTGACGATGCCCTGGAGCCTGAGAAGCCGCATTTCATCGCGCTGGCGAGTATCCGCCGGGTGCGCCGGCTGGAACCCGACCAGCACACCATCCTCCGCCGCGAGGACTGA
- a CDS encoding amidohydrolase: protein MSPNNDLRVSIVQGETRWHDPAANREYYGDFMRSLRGITDVVVLPETFTSGFSNDAMDRAEDMDGPTVAWLREQAQMLDAAVTGSVQLRTDSGVFNRMLWATPDGALAHYDKRHLFRYAGEHQRYAAGRERLTVDWRGWRINPQVCYDLRFPVFCRNRYDVERPGQLDFDLQIFVANWPATRAYAWRTLLRARAIENLCFVVGVNRVGEDGNGLAYAGDSTVLDFAGTPLAEATDFEVVSTTTLQSGTLRAYREHFPAMLDADRFEMDGLPSRAE from the coding sequence GTGAGTCCGAACAACGATCTGCGCGTTTCCATCGTCCAGGGCGAGACCCGCTGGCATGACCCGGCCGCCAACCGCGAGTACTACGGCGACTTCATGCGCTCGCTGCGCGGCATCACCGACGTGGTGGTGCTGCCCGAAACCTTCACCAGCGGCTTCAGCAACGACGCGATGGACCGCGCCGAGGACATGGACGGCCCGACGGTCGCCTGGCTGCGCGAGCAGGCGCAGATGCTGGATGCGGCGGTGACCGGCAGCGTGCAGCTGCGTACCGACAGCGGTGTGTTCAACCGCATGCTGTGGGCCACGCCGGACGGTGCCCTCGCGCACTACGACAAGCGCCATCTGTTCCGCTACGCCGGTGAGCACCAGCGCTACGCGGCCGGTCGCGAACGCCTGACCGTGGATTGGCGCGGCTGGCGGATCAATCCGCAGGTCTGCTACGACCTGCGCTTCCCGGTGTTCTGCCGCAACCGCTACGACGTCGAACGCCCCGGCCAGCTCGACTTCGACCTGCAGATCTTCGTCGCCAACTGGCCGGCGACGCGCGCCTACGCATGGCGCACGCTGCTGCGCGCCCGCGCGATCGAGAACCTGTGCTTCGTGGTCGGCGTGAACCGCGTGGGCGAGGACGGCAATGGCCTGGCCTACGCCGGTGACAGCACGGTGCTGGACTTCGCCGGAACGCCGCTGGCCGAGGCCACCGATTTCGAGGTGGTCAGCACGACCACGCTGCAGTCCGGGACGCTGCGGGCCTATCGCGAGCACTTCCCGGCGATGCTCGACGCCGACCGCTTCGAGATGGACGGGCTGCCTTCGCGGGCGGAGTAG
- a CDS encoding pyridoxal phosphate-dependent aminotransferase has translation MATDSKLPKVGTTIFSTMSQLAAEYGAVNLGQGFPDFEVPARLVDELERAMRAGHNQYAPMTGIPALRTAIANKTERVYGHRPDADSEVTVTSGATEALFNAIHAVVRAGDEVIVLDPAYDSYDPAIELAGARAVHVALDPRSFAVDWAAVRAAVTPRTRMLIVNTPHNPSGAMFSAGDIDALQALLDDHPGIRLLSDEVYEHIVFDGARHESALRHPALRERAFVVSSFGKTYHCTGWKLGYCIAPPALSAEFRKVHQYNVFCTFAPAQHAFAAMLDAEPEHYEQLGAFYEAKRDRFREQLSGTRLQPLPVAGGYFQLVDYSAVSDLDDAAFCRWLTAEHGVAAIPLSPFYAQPPPGQRLARLCFAKNDATLDAAIERLRTL, from the coding sequence ATCGCAACCGACAGCAAGCTGCCGAAGGTCGGCACCACCATCTTCAGCACGATGTCGCAGCTCGCGGCCGAGTACGGTGCGGTGAACCTCGGCCAGGGCTTCCCCGATTTCGAGGTGCCCGCGCGGCTGGTCGACGAGCTCGAGCGTGCCATGCGCGCCGGCCACAACCAGTACGCGCCGATGACCGGCATCCCGGCACTGCGCACGGCGATCGCCAACAAGACCGAGCGCGTCTACGGCCACCGGCCGGATGCGGACAGTGAAGTGACCGTCACCAGTGGCGCGACCGAGGCGCTGTTCAACGCCATCCACGCGGTGGTGCGTGCCGGCGACGAGGTGATCGTGCTCGACCCCGCCTATGACAGCTACGACCCCGCGATCGAGCTGGCGGGCGCGCGCGCGGTGCATGTCGCGCTCGACCCGCGCAGCTTCGCGGTCGACTGGGCCGCGGTGCGCGCCGCGGTGACGCCGCGCACGCGCATGCTGATCGTCAACACGCCGCATAACCCGTCAGGCGCGATGTTCTCCGCCGGCGACATCGACGCGCTGCAGGCGCTGCTCGACGACCACCCCGGGATCCGGCTGCTGTCGGACGAGGTCTACGAGCACATCGTGTTCGACGGCGCGCGGCATGAATCGGCGCTGCGGCATCCGGCGTTGCGCGAACGCGCGTTCGTGGTGTCGAGTTTCGGCAAGACCTACCACTGCACCGGCTGGAAGCTCGGCTACTGCATCGCACCGCCGGCGCTGTCGGCGGAGTTCCGCAAGGTCCACCAGTACAACGTGTTCTGCACCTTCGCGCCGGCGCAGCATGCGTTCGCGGCAATGCTCGACGCCGAGCCGGAGCACTACGAGCAGCTGGGCGCGTTCTACGAGGCCAAGCGCGACCGCTTCCGCGAGCAGCTCTCGGGCACCCGACTGCAGCCGTTGCCGGTGGCCGGCGGCTATTTCCAGCTGGTCGACTACTCCGCGGTGAGCGATCTCGACGATGCGGCGTTCTGCCGCTGGCTCACGGCCGAGCACGGTGTGGCGGCGATCCCGCTGTCGCCGTTCTATGCACAGCCACCCCCAGGCCAGCGGCTGGCGCGGCTGTGCTTCGCCAAGAACGACGCCACGCTCGACGCGGCCATCGAGCGGCTGCGCACGCTGTAG
- the ccmA gene encoding heme ABC exporter ATP-binding protein CcmA: MPDSAPPLPLLAAQGLTFSRNDRPVFGPLDFSVDAGEALLVRGGNGAGKTTLLRVLAGLLRADAGRVEIDGRPARTALRAQAIAYLGHLPGLKADLTALENLRFLVGLHGLRRGQLVEQALGIVGLAGYEDAALRELSAGQKKRLSLARLWLSPAALWLLDEPYANLDLDGIELVNRMVQAQLRSGGAALVTTHGAYAAPPVRTRELVLAGGNGDDVAEATA; encoded by the coding sequence ATGCCCGACTCCGCACCGCCCCTGCCGCTGCTCGCCGCGCAGGGCCTGACCTTCAGCCGCAACGATCGCCCGGTCTTCGGCCCGCTCGACTTCTCCGTCGACGCCGGCGAAGCCCTGCTCGTGCGCGGTGGCAATGGCGCCGGCAAGACGACGCTGCTGCGGGTGCTCGCCGGGCTGCTGCGTGCCGACGCCGGCCGGGTGGAGATCGATGGCCGACCGGCGCGGACCGCGCTGCGCGCGCAGGCGATCGCCTACCTCGGCCACCTGCCGGGCCTCAAGGCCGACCTCACCGCGCTGGAGAACCTGCGTTTCCTGGTCGGCCTGCACGGGCTGCGCCGCGGGCAACTGGTGGAACAGGCACTCGGCATCGTCGGCCTCGCCGGCTATGAGGACGCCGCGTTGCGCGAACTGTCGGCCGGGCAGAAGAAGCGGCTGTCGCTGGCACGCCTGTGGCTGTCGCCGGCAGCGCTCTGGCTGCTCGACGAGCCCTACGCGAACCTTGATCTCGATGGCATCGAGCTGGTCAACCGCATGGTGCAGGCGCAACTGCGTTCCGGCGGCGCAGCCCTGGTCACCACCCATGGCGCCTACGCCGCACCTCCGGTGCGAACGCGCGAGCTGGTGCTCGCCGGCGGCAACGGCGACGACGTGGCGGAGGCGACCGCATGA
- the ccmB gene encoding heme exporter protein CcmB — MRQPTLRGAASALVARDLRLLWRRRGDALQPALFALMVVVLFGLALGGDAATLAGVAAGVLWVAVLLAGLLALDTLFRGDAEDGSLEQWMLSPLPLAWLVLVRTALHWATTALPLLAAAPLLAELMQLPRAQLPVLLAGLALGTPLLSLIGAVVAALTVGMRRSGILLSLLALPLYVPVLVFGVGCVTQAGQGQDPTGGLLLLAAGLVLALVLAPVAAAAAIRIALN, encoded by the coding sequence ATGAGGCAGCCGACGTTGCGCGGCGCCGCGTCCGCCCTGGTTGCCCGTGACCTGCGCCTGCTGTGGCGCCGCCGCGGCGATGCCCTGCAGCCGGCGCTGTTCGCGCTGATGGTGGTGGTGCTGTTCGGCCTTGCCCTGGGTGGCGACGCCGCGACCCTCGCCGGCGTGGCCGCTGGCGTGCTGTGGGTGGCGGTGCTGCTGGCCGGGCTGCTGGCGCTCGACACCCTGTTCCGTGGCGATGCCGAGGACGGATCGTTGGAGCAGTGGATGCTTTCGCCGCTGCCCCTGGCCTGGCTGGTGCTGGTGCGCACCGCGCTGCACTGGGCCACCACCGCCCTGCCGCTGCTGGCCGCGGCACCGTTGCTGGCCGAACTGATGCAACTGCCGCGCGCCCAGCTGCCGGTGCTGCTGGCCGGCCTCGCGCTGGGTACGCCGCTGCTCAGCCTGATCGGTGCAGTGGTCGCTGCGCTGACGGTCGGGATGCGTCGCTCAGGTATCCTGTTGTCGCTGCTGGCGTTGCCGTTGTACGTCCCGGTGCTGGTGTTCGGGGTGGGCTGCGTCACCCAGGCGGGCCAGGGACAGGATCCCACCGGCGGCCTGCTGTTGCTGGCGGCGGGCCTCGTGCTGGCCCTGGTGCTGGCACCGGTCGCCGCGGCAGCTGCCATCCGCATCGCCCTCAACTGA
- the ccmC gene encoding heme ABC transporter permease CcmC has translation MNPVVRWFHQLGSPPTFNRFAARWAPWCYGLAVLLMGYGIYGALFQVPADYQQGDSFRILYIHVPSAWMSLAVYGLMAIYAAIALVWRIKLCEILAMACAPIGAAFTVITLATGSIWGRPMWGTWWDWDPRLTSELILLFMYLGVIGLYHAIDDRRAAARAASLLAIVGVALLPVIRYSVVWWNSLHQGQTIRVFGESSMDPSMLPPLVWLVVGTKFWFAGSLLARARADNLYREGGKDWVRRLAERTPSRANPT, from the coding sequence ATGAACCCCGTCGTCCGCTGGTTCCATCAACTCGGTTCGCCCCCCACCTTCAACCGCTTCGCCGCGCGCTGGGCGCCGTGGTGCTATGGCCTCGCCGTGCTGCTGATGGGCTACGGCATCTACGGCGCGCTGTTCCAGGTGCCGGCCGACTACCAGCAGGGCGACAGCTTCCGCATCCTCTACATCCACGTGCCCAGCGCGTGGATGAGCCTGGCGGTGTACGGCCTGATGGCGATCTACGCGGCCATCGCGCTGGTCTGGCGGATCAAGCTGTGCGAGATCCTGGCAATGGCCTGCGCGCCCATCGGTGCCGCGTTCACCGTGATCACCCTGGCCACCGGCAGCATCTGGGGCCGGCCGATGTGGGGCACGTGGTGGGACTGGGACCCGCGCCTCACCAGCGAACTGATCCTGCTGTTCATGTACCTGGGCGTGATCGGCCTGTACCACGCCATCGACGACCGCCGCGCCGCCGCGCGCGCCGCCTCGCTACTGGCGATCGTCGGCGTCGCCCTGCTGCCGGTGATCCGCTACTCGGTGGTGTGGTGGAACTCGCTGCACCAGGGGCAGACGATCCGCGTGTTCGGCGAATCGTCGATGGATCCCAGCATGCTGCCGCCGCTGGTCTGGCTGGTGGTCGGCACCAAGTTCTGGTTCGCCGGCTCGCTGCTGGCGCGCGCGCGCGCCGACAACCTCTACCGCGAAGGCGGCAAGGACTGGGTGCGCCGGCTGGCCGAACGCACCCCATCGCGGGCGAACCCGACATGA
- the ccmD gene encoding heme exporter protein CcmD, which translates to MAEMTYAGYVLAAYMVFVAVLLWDFVVPHIRIRRLLRGVRLLAARRAANPRRGDLDR; encoded by the coding sequence ATGGCTGAAATGACCTACGCCGGTTACGTACTCGCCGCCTACATGGTGTTCGTCGCGGTGCTGCTGTGGGACTTCGTGGTCCCGCATATCCGTATCCGCCGGCTGCTGCGTGGCGTCCGGCTGCTGGCCGCGCGTCGCGCCGCCAACCCCCGACGGGGAGACCTCGATCGATGA
- the ccmE gene encoding cytochrome c maturation protein CcmE — protein sequence MNPTRRRRLWFVLALVVAAGVATSLVAMALQRNIAYLYTPAEILDGRAGAPVASGDTRFRLGGMVAEGSFERPPGSLESRFLVSDGDAVLPVLYTGLLPDLFRENQAVVATGRMRDGVFMAEEVLAKHDETYMPKELADKMGTAHQKHGVDDAAEVTGQDMAR from the coding sequence ATGAATCCGACCCGACGCCGCCGCCTCTGGTTCGTACTCGCGCTTGTGGTGGCGGCTGGCGTGGCGACTTCGCTGGTCGCCATGGCGCTCCAGCGCAACATCGCCTACCTGTACACGCCCGCCGAGATCCTCGACGGGCGCGCCGGCGCGCCCGTCGCCTCCGGCGACACCCGGTTCCGTCTCGGCGGAATGGTGGCCGAAGGCTCGTTCGAGCGGCCGCCGGGCTCGCTCGAATCGCGCTTCCTGGTCTCCGACGGCGACGCCGTGCTGCCGGTGCTCTACACCGGCCTGCTGCCCGACCTGTTCCGCGAGAACCAGGCGGTGGTGGCGACCGGGCGCATGCGCGATGGCGTGTTCATGGCCGAGGAGGTGCTGGCCAAGCACGACGAGACCTACATGCCGAAGGAGCTCGCCGACAAGATGGGCACCGCCCACCAGAAGCACGGTGTCGACGATGCCGCCGAGGTCACTGGCCAGGACATGGCGCGTTGA
- a CDS encoding heme lyase CcmF/NrfE family subunit, with product MLPELGQVALLLALIASLMQATLPLLGAQRGIPSWMRTARPAAHVQLALVFIAYLILTWAFVAQDFSVRYVAENSNTLLPLVYRITAVWGNHEGSLLFWVLIIALWNGAVALWSRNLPPVVIARVLAVMGAVSFGFIAFLVFTSNPFERLLPAAMEGRDLNPLLQDPGMIVHPPLLYVGYAGFVVPFAFAIAALLDGRVDARWLRWTRPWTNVAWAFLTVGIALGSWWAYYELGWGGWWFWDPVENASFMPWLAGAALIHSQAATEKRGSFRGWTLLLAIATFSLSLLGAFLVRSGVLTSVHSFAADPARGLFILVFLGIVVGGSLLLYALRAPDVENGKPFTGTSRETLLLLNNLLLVAACAMVLLGTLYPLLADALDLGKISVGPPYFGLLFLLLMAPLVLLLPFGPLTRWQRDEAPRLLRIARPWLVLALVAGAFGYFMAPQGAWKVALGVAGALWVGVGTVYFTWTRIRGRGRFTPELVGMLLAHAGIAVFVVGALLVEAMNMQREVALRPGQTLEMGRDAFRFEGVERVPGPNYMADRGRVVMSRDDREIAVMHPEKRHYASGGQVMTEAAIRPGVLGDVYVALGEPLGDEAWAVRVHVKPFVRWIWTGAALMALGGLVTAFDRRFRVAPRRPATTGAATPERGTP from the coding sequence ATGCTGCCTGAACTCGGCCAGGTCGCCCTGCTGCTGGCACTGATCGCATCGCTGATGCAGGCGACGCTGCCGCTGCTCGGTGCGCAGCGCGGCATTCCGTCGTGGATGCGGACCGCACGTCCCGCCGCCCATGTGCAGCTGGCGCTGGTCTTCATCGCCTATCTGATCCTGACCTGGGCGTTCGTGGCGCAGGACTTCTCGGTGCGATACGTCGCCGAGAACTCCAACACGCTGTTGCCGCTGGTCTACCGGATCACCGCGGTGTGGGGCAACCACGAAGGTTCGCTGCTGTTCTGGGTGCTGATCATCGCGCTGTGGAACGGCGCGGTCGCGCTGTGGTCGCGCAACCTGCCGCCGGTGGTGATCGCACGGGTGCTGGCGGTGATGGGCGCGGTGTCGTTCGGCTTCATCGCCTTCCTGGTGTTCACCAGCAATCCGTTCGAGCGGCTGTTGCCGGCGGCGATGGAAGGCCGCGACCTCAACCCGCTGCTGCAGGACCCGGGGATGATCGTGCATCCGCCGCTGCTGTACGTGGGCTATGCCGGCTTCGTGGTGCCGTTCGCATTCGCCATCGCCGCGCTGCTGGATGGCCGGGTGGATGCGCGCTGGCTGCGCTGGACGCGACCGTGGACCAACGTGGCCTGGGCCTTCCTCACCGTCGGCATCGCGCTCGGCAGCTGGTGGGCGTACTACGAACTCGGCTGGGGTGGCTGGTGGTTCTGGGATCCGGTCGAGAACGCCAGCTTCATGCCGTGGCTGGCCGGTGCCGCGTTGATCCATTCGCAGGCCGCGACGGAGAAGCGCGGCAGCTTCCGCGGCTGGACGCTGCTGCTGGCGATCGCCACGTTCTCGCTGTCGCTGCTGGGCGCGTTCCTGGTGCGTTCGGGCGTGCTGACCAGCGTGCACAGCTTCGCCGCCGACCCGGCGCGCGGTCTGTTCATCCTGGTCTTCCTCGGCATCGTGGTCGGCGGCTCGCTGCTGCTGTACGCCCTGCGCGCGCCGGATGTCGAAAACGGCAAACCGTTCACGGGCACCTCGCGCGAGACGCTGCTGCTGCTCAACAACCTGCTGCTGGTCGCCGCCTGCGCGATGGTGCTGCTGGGCACGCTATACCCGCTGCTGGCCGACGCGCTCGACCTCGGCAAGATCTCGGTCGGCCCGCCCTACTTCGGCCTGCTGTTCCTGCTGCTGATGGCACCGCTGGTGCTGCTGCTGCCCTTCGGCCCGCTCACCCGCTGGCAACGCGACGAGGCCCCGCGCCTGCTGCGCATCGCGCGGCCGTGGCTGGTGCTGGCGCTGGTGGCCGGCGCGTTCGGCTATTTCATGGCGCCGCAGGGTGCGTGGAAGGTCGCCCTGGGCGTGGCGGGTGCGCTGTGGGTCGGCGTCGGCACGGTGTATTTCACCTGGACGCGGATCCGTGGCAGGGGGCGTTTCACCCCGGAGCTGGTCGGCATGCTGCTGGCCCACGCCGGCATCGCGGTGTTCGTGGTCGGCGCCCTGCTGGTGGAGGCGATGAACATGCAGCGCGAAGTGGCGCTGCGTCCCGGGCAGACGCTGGAAATGGGTCGCGACGCATTCCGCTTCGAAGGCGTCGAGCGCGTGCCCGGCCCCAACTACATGGCCGACCGCGGCCGCGTGGTGATGTCGCGCGACGATCGTGAGATCGCGGTGATGCATCCGGAGAAGCGCCACTACGCCAGCGGCGGCCAGGTCATGACCGAGGCAGCGATTCGCCCGGGTGTCCTTGGCGATGTCTACGTGGCGCTGGGTGAACCGTTGGGCGACGAGGCCTGGGCGGTGCGCGTGCACGTCAAACCGTTCGTGCGCTGGATCTGGACCGGCGCGGCGTTGATGGCACTGGGCGGGCTGGTCACCGCCTTCGACCGTCGCTTCCGCGTCGCCCCGCGCCGTCCCGCGACTACCGGCGCTGCCACGCCGGAACGGGGCACGCCATGA
- a CDS encoding DsbE family thiol:disulfide interchange protein, translated as MKLQRWLPLAVFGLVAALLAAGVWLSRNPDRDALPSPLIGKPAPAFRLPVLHEAGRLVTDADLRGSPYLLNVWGSWCPGCREEHGVLTRFAETRRVRVVGYNWKDERADALRWLEQFGNPYWVVLVDYEGHSAIEWGIYGAPETFLVDADGIVRWKHVGPMTDDTVREQLLPALDAVGG; from the coding sequence ATGAAGCTGCAGCGCTGGTTGCCACTCGCGGTGTTCGGCCTGGTAGCCGCCCTGCTCGCCGCCGGCGTGTGGCTGAGCCGCAATCCCGATCGCGACGCCCTGCCCTCGCCACTGATCGGCAAACCGGCGCCCGCGTTCCGCCTGCCGGTCCTGCATGAGGCCGGACGGCTGGTCACCGACGCCGACCTGCGCGGTTCGCCCTACCTGCTCAATGTGTGGGGCAGCTGGTGCCCCGGCTGCCGCGAGGAGCACGGCGTGCTGACCCGCTTCGCCGAAACGCGCCGCGTGCGCGTGGTGGGCTACAACTGGAAGGACGAACGTGCCGACGCACTGCGCTGGCTGGAGCAGTTCGGCAACCCGTACTGGGTGGTGCTGGTGGATTACGAAGGCCATAGCGCCATCGAGTGGGGCATCTACGGCGCGCCCGAGACCTTCCTGGTCGATGCCGACGGCATCGTGCGCTGGAAGCACGTGGGCCCGATGACCGACGACACCGTGCGCGAGCAACTGCTGCCGGCGCTGGACGCGGTCGGCGGATGA
- a CDS encoding cytochrome c-type biogenesis protein yields MRTFVLALLWTVLFAAIPLPSAHAQAAQDPTPLEFVDPVEEKRFRGLIAELRCVMCQNQSLADSNAQIAHDLRREVLVLMRRGLGDAEIRQHLVDRYGEFVLYRPRVGAATFVLWFGPALLLLGGGVVVWRIVRSRSRDGVVPHDDTQEW; encoded by the coding sequence ATGAGGACGTTCGTGCTCGCGCTGCTGTGGACCGTGCTGTTTGCGGCGATCCCGCTGCCCTCCGCGCATGCGCAGGCGGCACAGGATCCGACGCCGCTGGAATTCGTCGATCCGGTCGAGGAAAAGCGCTTCCGCGGCCTGATCGCCGAGCTGCGTTGCGTGATGTGCCAGAACCAGTCGCTGGCCGATTCCAATGCGCAGATCGCCCATGACCTCCGCCGCGAAGTGCTCGTGCTGATGCGTCGCGGGCTCGGCGATGCCGAGATCCGCCAGCACCTGGTCGACCGCTATGGCGAGTTCGTGCTGTACCGGCCGCGGGTGGGTGCCGCCACCTTCGTGCTGTGGTTCGGCCCCGCGCTGCTGCTGCTGGGTGGTGGCGTGGTGGTCTGGCGCATCGTGCGCAGCCGCAGCCGCGACGGCGTGGTTCCGCACGACGACACGCAGGAGTGGTGA